TGGGGTTGTGCTACCTGCGTGTGCCGACGTGGGCACCGTTCGGGTTGCAGTTCTACTGTAATGGTCACAGCGCTCTGGCAAGAACTCTGACGCGAGAAAGGATCGACTTCCTCCAGCAGGACAACGCCTTCCTGCGTGTCGCCGACATCGCGCAGGCGCAGGCGCTGGCGGATGCGTTCAGTCCCGACGTACTTCACCCGCGACTGGATCGCTATGCGCAGTGGTTGTGCCCAGTGCTTGACGTCTTTGGATCCTCGTATCACTGGAGCCTGCGCCAAGTCGAATACTCCACCGACCTGATGTTTCGCAGTGAGCAGATATTGGTTCCACTGTATGACGCCATTTCGCGCCAAGCGGTCTTGGCCGCCAACGCAGAACGCGTCTCCAGCTTTCTGGGCAAGAAGGTCACGCCACAACTGGCCCAGGAGATCGGTTCCCGGTTGTCCACCCGTATCGAGGGGCGCTGCATCAAGCACACCATGGGCGCCGCTGGCGTCAAGGTGTATGACAAATTCTCCCGCGTACTGCGGGTCGAAACGACCGTCAATGACGTGAGTTTCTTCAAACACCACCGCAAGGTGGAACACAAGGACAGGCACGCCACCCGAGAATTGGCGCCCCTGAAGAAGACAATCTATAGCCTGATCGACCTGCGCGACATCCTGCTCGGCTGCAACCAACGTTACCTGGCGTTCCTCTCCAGCCTCGATGACCCCAGTGCCGGCGAGCGTGACTTGGAGCGATTGAGCATGCCACGGTTGGGGGCGGCTCCCGGTGTCAAAGGGGTGAACTTCTTTGATCCTGCCGAGAAAGCCTTGCTGCAAACCATGCAACGCGGCGAGTTCAACATTCACGGTTGGCGTCGTGCCGATCTTCTCAGCTATCTGAAGCTCACTCCGTCCGCCATGTCGCGCCAACTTGCCCGACTGCGTACGCTCGGCTTGATCAAGAAAGTCACTCATACCTATCGCTACTACCTCACTCGATTGGGACGTTCAGTCGTCGCTGCGGCCTGCTCATTGACCCGCTTCAACATAGTGCCAACCATGGCTTGCGCATCCTGAATTCTTCTCATGATTTGTGATGATTGAACTGGTTAGTGACTAAAAACCGCAGTTAGTTGATTCCATTCGCATGATTTGCGAGTAATCGGCGAGATTGAGGCGG
This window of the Candidatus Dechloromonas phosphoritropha genome carries:
- a CDS encoding MarR family transcriptional regulator; this encodes MTEEAIMLAMALAERYATNMHGVLSCFDRIIITGTLPGACYAAGMTSYLYTHGIRVFDYPRFAEPLRDRIRERAQEVCLAAGIEIEHVSKSHIRKEELVARVLAGRGDAPGLVHVLSAMEACPSYKPWHDKGSGKTYLRPDQGKCLHDYFYFIDEELGLCYLRVPTWAPFGLQFYCNGHSALARTLTRERIDFLQQDNAFLRVADIAQAQALADAFSPDVLHPRLDRYAQWLCPVLDVFGSSYHWSLRQVEYSTDLMFRSEQILVPLYDAISRQAVLAANAERVSSFLGKKVTPQLAQEIGSRLSTRIEGRCIKHTMGAAGVKVYDKFSRVLRVETTVNDVSFFKHHRKVEHKDRHATRELAPLKKTIYSLIDLRDILLGCNQRYLAFLSSLDDPSAGERDLERLSMPRLGAAPGVKGVNFFDPAEKALLQTMQRGEFNIHGWRRADLLSYLKLTPSAMSRQLARLRTLGLIKKVTHTYRYYLTRLGRSVVAAACSLTRFNIVPTMACAS